From the Vulpes lagopus strain Blue_001 chromosome 15, ASM1834538v1, whole genome shotgun sequence genome, one window contains:
- the LOC121476057 gene encoding olfactory receptor 51G2-like, with protein MLSINSTKAVFSTFLVTGIPGLEAVHIWISIPFSTMFFITLVGNVTILTVICRERTLHVPMYLFLAMLAVSDLGLSLFTFPTMLRIFWLDTRELTFSACFTQMFFIHTFQDFESAIILAMAFDRYVAISHPLRYSSILTSSAISRIGLAIVVRTLTVQVPLPILLRRLCFCHSNVLSHSYCLHPDIIKLSCSNTRINSIFGLFVVLSTMGLDFLLILFSYILILKTVLSIASSGGHLKALNTCISHICAVILFFTPMICLSILHRFGPKLPSHIYVTMANMHFLIPPVMNPIVYVAKTKQIRDKILKVFIKKEPESQVTFIT; from the coding sequence ATGTTGTCCATCAATAGTACCAAAGCCGTTTTCTCCACCTTTCTGGTGACAGGCATACCTGGACTGGAGGCTGTGCACATCTGGATCTCTATACCCTTCTCCACCATGTTCTTCATTACCTTGGTGGGCAATGTGACCATTCTGACAGTTATTTGCAGGGAACGGACCCTCCATGTGCCTATGTACCTCTTCCTGGCCATGCTAGCAGTGTCTGACCTGGGTCTGTCCCTCTTCACTTTCCCTACAATGCTGAGGATCTTCTGGCTGGATACTCGAGAGCTCACCTTCTCTGCCTGCTTCACCCAAATGTTTTTTATTCATACCTTCCAGGATTTTGAGTCAGCTATTATACTGGCAATGGCCTTTGACCGGTATGTGGCCATTTCCCACCCATTGCGCTATTCTTCCATTCTCACCAGCAGCGCTATTTCCAGGATAGGTTTGGCCATTGTAGTGCGAACCTTGACTGTACAGGTGCCTCTCCCCATCCTTTTGCGAAGGCTGTGCTTCTGTCATTCCAATGTACTATCTCATTCCTACTGCCTGCACCCCGATATTATAAAGCTCTCTTGCTCCAACACCAGGATCAATAGCATCTTTGGACTGTTTGTGGTATTATCCACTATGGGACTTGAttttctcctcattctctttTCATACATCCTGATACTGAAAACTGTCCTGAGCATTGCATCCTCCGGTGGCCACCTCAAGGCTCTCAACACCTGTATTTCCCACATCTGTGCTGTGATTCTCTTCTTCACACCCATGATCTGCCTATCTATTCTGCACCGGTTTGGCCCAAAACTTCCCTCACATATCTATGTGACCATGGCTAACATGCATTTTCTCATTCCTCCTGTAATGAACCCCATTGTGTACGTGGCGAAAACCAAACAGATACGAGATAAAATTCTGAAAGTCTTCATCAAAAAAGAACCAGAATCCCAAGTCACATTTATAACATGA
- the LOC121476144 gene encoding olfactory receptor 51G2-like has translation MTILNNNNASSFIFILMDLPGLEAAHCWTAIPICSVYALSLLGNITIMYIVKSVPSLHTPMYLFLSMLSMADLGLSASTLPSMAAVFLLGQRKVGAATCFMQLFFIHTFSVIESAVLLAMAFDRCVAIREPLRYATILTAKRIGAIGLAIVTRSAALHLPLPVLLRRLQFQPVNALSHSYCVHPDVLRLASSSTLVNSSFGLFVMLSTLGLDAVLILLSYVLILRTVLNIASNTEWLKTLNTCISHICAVLLFYTPLVSLSMIHRFGKKKLPAQVYMLLSYLHFLVPLMLNPIVYSVKTKEIRVRILKMLHPRKL, from the coding sequence ATGACAATTCTTAACAACAATAATGCCAGCAGCTTCATCTTTATACTGATGGATCTCCCAGGACTGGAGGCCGCTCATTGCTGGACAGCTATTCCTATCTGCTCTGTCTATGCTCTCTCTTTGCTGGGTAACATCACCATAATGTACATTGTCAAGTCTGTGCCCAGCCTCCACACACCCATGTACCTCTTCCTGTCCATGCTTTCAATGGCTGACTTGGGCCTCTCAGCTTCTACACTACCTTCAATGGCAGCTGTTTTTCTCTTAGGCCAGAGAAAGGTGGGAGCTGCAACTTGCTTTATGCAACTCTTCTTCATCCATACTTTCTCAGTTATTGAATCAGCTGTGCTCTTGGCCATGGCTTTTGACCGCTGTGTGGCTATCCGAGAGCCCTTACGCTATGCCACCATTCTTACAGCCAAGCGCATTGGTGCCATCGGGCTGGCCATTGTCACCCGTAGTGCtgctctccatctgccccttcctgTGCTCCTTAGAAGACTGCAATTTCAGCCTGTGAATGCTCTGTCTCATTCATATTGCGTTCATCCTGATGTTTTAAGGCTAGCCAGTTCTAGCACTCTTGTGAACAGTAGCTTTGGGCTCTTTGTCATGCTTTCCACGCTAGGATTGGATGCTGTACTCATTCTCCTCTCCTATGTGCTAATCTTAAGGACAGTATTGAACATTGCTTCCAATACGGAGTGGCTCAAAACCCTTAACACCTGCATTTCCCATATCTGTGCTGTATTACTATTTTATACCCCACTGGTCAGCCTGTCGATGATTCATCGCTTTGGAAAAAAGAAGCTACCAGCTCAGGTATATATGCTTCTCTCCTATCTGCACTTTCTTGTTCCTCTGATGCTCAACCCGATTGTCTACAGTGTGAAAACCAAAGAGATTCGGGTACGCATTCTAAAGATGCTCCACCCAAGAAAACTCtga
- the LOC121476145 gene encoding olfactory receptor 51G2-like — protein MSDSNHTGTFFFLAGLPGIEAVHKWLFMPLCAMYVASLVGNSLILWVVRSEPSLHQPMYYFLLMLAVTDLGLSASTLPTVLPIYLLGLRKVAMDVCLAQLFFIHTFSIMESSVLLTMALDRFVAISNPLHYGTILTSPRVASLGLASVVRSVGLHIPAPIMLRKLPYCQNRLLSHSYCLHPDVMKLACVDTHINSAYGLFVVLSTLGVDSVLIVLSYVLILQTVLSIASKAERLKALNTCVSHICAVLLFYTPMIGLSMIHRFGRWASPSSRMLLSYVHFLIPPVLSPVVYTIKTKQIRLRMLRFLGSGGAGIRDT, from the coding sequence ATGTCAGACTCCAACCACACCGGTACCTTTTTCTTCCTAGCAGGCCTCCCAGGCATTGAGGCTGTGCACAAATGGCTCTTTATGCCTCTGTGTGCCATGTATGTGGCCTCTCTGGTAGGGAACAGTCTGATCCTGTGGGTGGTGAGGTCAGAGCCCTCCTTGCACCAGCCCATGTACTACTTCCTATTGATGCTGGCAGTGACCGACCTGGGTCTGTCTGCCTCCACACTGCCCACTGTGCTCCCCATCTACCTGCTGGGTCTCAGGAAAGTGGCAATGGATGTGTGTCTGGCCCAGCTCTTCTTCATCCACACCTTCTCCATCATGGAGTCCTCTGTGCTGCTGACTATGGCCTTGGACCGTTTTGTGGCCATCAGCAACCCCCTGCACTATGGCACCATCCTCACGAGCCCCCGTGTTGCTAGCTTAGGCCTGGCCAGTGTGGTGCGCAGTGTCGGGCTTCACATCCCCGCTCCCATCATGCTGAGGAAACTGCCTTATTGCCAGAATCGCCTGCTTTCCCACTCCTACTGTCTGCACCCGGATGTCATGAAGCTGGCCTGTGTAGACACCCACATCAACAGTGCCTATGGTCTTTTTGTAGTGCTCTCTACACTAGGGGTGGACTCGGTGCTCATTGTTCTCTCCTATGTGCTGATCCTCCAAACAGTGCTGTCCATTGCCTCCAAAGCTGAGCGCCTTAAAGCCCTCAACACTTGTGTCTCCCATATCTGTGCTGTGCTGCTCTTCTACACACCGATGATTGGCCTGTCCATGATCCACAGATTTGGGAGGTGGGCTTCCCCTTCCAGCCGGATGCTGCTCTCCTACGTTCACTTTCTCATACCTCCAGTGCTCAGTCCAGTAGTTTACACCATTAAGACCAAGCAGATCCGGCTGAGGATGCTACGCTTCTTGGGGTCAGGTGGGGCTGGCATCAGAGACACTTAG